In the genome of Desulfovibrio desulfuricans, one region contains:
- a CDS encoding HyaD/HybD family hydrogenase maturation endopeptidase, with translation MGVGNILLTDEGFGVRAVEYLQANYTWPENVRLEDGGTQGLMLMTELMDCDTLVVLDVVLGPEKPGTVYMLEGEDLRKSLSFRDSMHQTDLLDTLVTCSMAGHEVQAVVFGLQPFDYHTMQVGLTPQAQALLPEFCTKVVAALEQRGIALAAPKV, from the coding sequence ATGGGCGTCGGCAATATCCTGCTGACTGACGAGGGTTTTGGCGTGCGCGCAGTGGAATACCTGCAGGCCAACTACACGTGGCCTGAAAATGTTCGCCTTGAAGACGGCGGCACCCAGGGCCTCATGCTTATGACCGAGCTGATGGACTGCGACACGCTGGTTGTTCTTGACGTTGTGCTTGGGCCGGAAAAACCCGGAACAGTCTACATGCTTGAGGGCGAAGACCTGCGTAAAAGTCTGAGTTTCAGGGATTCCATGCACCAGACAGACCTGCTGGACACCCTGGTAACGTGCAGCATGGCGGGTCACGAGGTTCAGGCTGTTGTTTTTGGGCTACAGCCGTTTGACTACCACACCATGCAGGTGGGGCTGACCCCGCAGGCGCAGGCCCTGCTGCCGGAATTTTGCACCAAGGTGGTCGCCGCTCTCGAACAGCGAGGCATAGCCCTTGCAGCTCCCAAAGTCTAA
- a CDS encoding putative sulfate exporter family transporter translates to MASTKAFNEDKVALLIGCFIFLMALGKFAGLDLLGWGLKMGMWVKSPLDCWASASKGFMPGVGALLASYAFIAAVMSVGIKLMKGDIGKFLYGFTCIFFIAIACYTLGANAFIAANPTEITKLGITWSLGLSTEAGLIVALVVGILLGNLTPGFAESLREACRPELFVKIAIVILGAELGVKAADAAGFAGHVIFRGLCAIVEAYLLYWSVVYYVARKYFKFNKEWAAPLASGISICGVSAAIATGGAIRARPVVPIMVSSLVVVFTCIEMLILPFIAQYFLYTEPMVAGGWMGLAVKSDGGAIASGAITESLILSKMAGLGTKWEPGWIVMVTTTVKIFIDMFIGVWALVLAYIWTAKFDKTRGERTMTWSDVMDRFPRFVLGYLGTFLILLFACLSSPELHKLGKSMSGAINSFRVMFFLLTFFSIGLVSNFRKLKEEGIGRLAVVYIVCLFGFIIWVGLFISYAFFHGMTPPVMAG, encoded by the coding sequence ATGGCATCAACAAAAGCCTTTAATGAAGACAAGGTAGCACTGCTTATCGGCTGCTTTATCTTCTTGATGGCCCTGGGCAAATTTGCAGGTCTGGACCTGCTGGGCTGGGGCCTCAAGATGGGCATGTGGGTCAAAAGCCCGCTTGACTGCTGGGCTTCGGCATCCAAGGGGTTTATGCCCGGCGTGGGGGCGCTGCTCGCCAGCTATGCGTTTATCGCGGCGGTGATGTCTGTGGGCATCAAGCTCATGAAGGGCGATATTGGTAAATTCCTTTACGGGTTTACCTGCATTTTCTTTATTGCCATCGCCTGCTACACTCTTGGCGCAAATGCCTTCATTGCCGCCAACCCCACCGAAATCACCAAATTGGGCATAACCTGGTCGCTGGGTTTGAGCACCGAGGCCGGACTTATTGTGGCCCTGGTGGTCGGTATTCTGCTGGGCAACCTTACGCCCGGCTTTGCTGAATCCCTGCGCGAGGCCTGCCGCCCCGAACTTTTCGTCAAAATCGCCATCGTTATTCTTGGTGCGGAACTTGGCGTCAAGGCCGCAGACGCTGCCGGTTTTGCCGGTCACGTTATTTTCCGAGGCCTGTGCGCCATTGTTGAAGCCTACCTGCTGTACTGGTCCGTTGTTTACTACGTGGCCCGTAAGTATTTCAAGTTCAACAAGGAATGGGCTGCTCCTCTTGCTTCGGGCATTTCCATCTGCGGCGTCTCGGCAGCTATCGCCACCGGCGGCGCCATTCGCGCCCGGCCTGTGGTGCCGATCATGGTTTCCTCGCTGGTCGTGGTCTTTACCTGCATTGAAATGCTCATTCTGCCCTTTATAGCCCAGTACTTCCTGTACACCGAGCCCATGGTGGCCGGCGGCTGGATGGGCCTTGCCGTCAAGTCTGACGGCGGCGCCATCGCCAGCGGCGCCATCACGGAATCGCTGATTCTTTCCAAGATGGCTGGCCTTGGCACCAAGTGGGAGCCAGGCTGGATCGTGATGGTGACCACCACGGTCAAGATCTTCATCGACATGTTCATCGGCGTGTGGGCCCTCGTCCTCGCCTACATCTGGACTGCCAAGTTTGACAAAACCCGTGGCGAACGCACCATGACCTGGAGCGACGTTATGGATCGCTTCCCCCGCTTTGTGCTGGGGTACCTTGGCACGTTCCTTATCCTTCTGTTTGCCTGCCTGTCTTCGCCCGAACTGCACAAGCTCGGCAAGTCCATGTCCGGCGCCATCAACAGCTTCCGCGTCATGTTCTTCCTGCTGACCTTCTTCAGCATCGGTCTGGTTTCCAACTTCCGCAAGCTGAAGGAAGAAGGCATCGGTCGCCTGGCCGTTGTGTACATTGTGTGCCTGTTCGGCTTCATCATCTGGGTGGGCCTGTTCATCTCCTACGCCTTCTTCCACGGCATGACCCCGCCTGTGATGGCCGGCTAG
- the dpaL gene encoding diaminopropionate ammonia-lyase produces the protein MSASLLLNPFRKAPKHAGASDVTDFSPLAAQRVRAFHASFSQYQPTPLTSLPGLAARLGIKHVCVKDESKRFGLNAFKVLGGSYAVARCLAERMHLPEAGLVKGLLENSAARAQAGKVTFISTTDGNHGRGLAWTARELGYPCIIYMPKGSDKTRQNNILALDAQCTVTDLNYDDTVRMSWDLAREKGYVMVQDTAWDGYEQIPGWIMQGYLTLAAEILEQMQAAGIRATHCFLQAGVGSFAAAVAAFLVAALGAEAPRIIIVEPHAADCFYRSALAGDGKAHAVGGSLQTLMAGLACGEPSTLAWNILKDYSTAFMTCPDYLAANGMRMLAAPVAGDQPIVSGESGAAGAGALHWLMCNPAAAAQREALGLDAEAQVLLVSTEGDTVPNIYRSVVWQGAYADVDCI, from the coding sequence ATGTCCGCCTCGCTGCTGCTCAACCCCTTTCGCAAGGCCCCCAAGCATGCCGGTGCTTCCGACGTGACCGATTTTTCCCCTCTGGCGGCGCAGCGCGTCCGCGCGTTCCATGCCTCGTTCAGCCAGTATCAGCCCACGCCGCTGACAAGCCTGCCCGGGCTGGCTGCAAGGCTGGGTATTAAGCACGTGTGCGTCAAGGATGAGTCCAAACGATTTGGCCTCAACGCCTTTAAGGTTTTGGGCGGTTCGTACGCTGTGGCCCGCTGTCTGGCCGAGCGCATGCACCTGCCCGAAGCCGGGCTGGTAAAGGGCCTGCTTGAAAACTCCGCAGCCAGAGCGCAGGCGGGCAAAGTCACGTTTATCAGCACCACGGACGGCAACCACGGCAGGGGGCTGGCCTGGACAGCCCGCGAGCTGGGCTACCCCTGCATCATCTATATGCCCAAAGGCTCGGACAAGACCCGCCAGAACAACATTCTGGCGCTGGACGCCCAGTGCACCGTCACCGATCTCAATTATGACGACACTGTGCGCATGAGCTGGGACCTCGCCCGCGAAAAAGGCTATGTGATGGTGCAGGACACCGCCTGGGACGGCTATGAGCAGATCCCCGGCTGGATCATGCAGGGATACCTGACCCTTGCCGCCGAAATACTCGAACAGATGCAGGCAGCCGGCATACGGGCCACCCACTGTTTTTTGCAGGCGGGCGTGGGCTCGTTTGCAGCGGCGGTGGCGGCCTTTTTGGTGGCCGCGCTGGGGGCGGAGGCTCCGCGCATCATTATAGTAGAGCCGCACGCCGCCGACTGCTTTTACCGCTCCGCCCTTGCTGGCGACGGCAAGGCCCACGCCGTGGGCGGCAGCCTGCAAACCCTCATGGCCGGCCTTGCCTGCGGCGAGCCAAGCACCCTGGCATGGAATATACTTAAAGATTACAGCACGGCCTTTATGACCTGCCCCGATTACCTGGCCGCCAACGGCATGCGCATGCTGGCAGCCCCGGTCGCGGGCGACCAGCCCATTGTTTCGGGCGAGTCGGGCGCGGCAGGCGCGGGCGCGCTGCACTGGCTCATGTGCAACCCGGCGGCAGCCGCGCAACGCGAGGCCCTGGGCCTCGATGCCGAGGCTCAGGTACTGCTCGTAAGCACCGAGGGCGACACCGTGCCCAACATCTATAGAAGTGTTGTCTGGCAGGGAGCGTATGCGGATGTAGACTGCATTTAA
- a CDS encoding GNAT family N-acetyltransferase, which yields MKKKEIAVARFDTARLVLRPFESKDATGLLEILSHPRATCFADDRLDTIEEAAADVERRSANMLEFAVCLKEQDAIIGVMFAAKEEPDNYSVGWQLNARYEGMGYAYEAATAFFDVLFAQRGARRVYAYVDNNNIRSQKLCERLCMRKEGLFMEYISFVNNADGTPRYENTCIYAVLKKEWDAA from the coding sequence TTGAAAAAAAAGGAGATTGCCGTGGCTAGGTTTGATACAGCTAGGCTTGTCTTGCGGCCCTTTGAATCCAAGGATGCGACTGGGCTGCTTGAAATTTTGTCCCATCCACGAGCCACATGCTTTGCTGATGACCGACTGGATACCATTGAAGAGGCTGCTGCCGATGTAGAACGGCGGAGTGCAAATATGCTGGAATTTGCCGTTTGCCTCAAGGAACAGGACGCTATTATCGGTGTGATGTTTGCGGCCAAGGAAGAGCCGGATAATTACAGCGTTGGCTGGCAGCTGAATGCCAGATATGAAGGAATGGGCTACGCATATGAGGCCGCAACGGCGTTTTTTGATGTCCTTTTTGCCCAGAGGGGGGCAAGGCGCGTGTATGCCTATGTGGACAATAACAATATTCGTTCGCAAAAATTGTGCGAGCGGCTATGCATGCGCAAGGAAGGACTTTTTATGGAGTACATTTCATTTGTCAACAATGCAGACGGCACTCCAAGATACGAAAATACATGCATTTATGCCGTGCTTAAAAAGGAATGGGATGCAGCCTGA
- a CDS encoding bacteriocin-type signal sequence, with amino-acid sequence MMETKTEVKLHEEIEKMEYEPLDPVELKLVHWSWGLGVVLLVVLFVISKFVMTTH; translated from the coding sequence ATTATGGAAACGAAAACTGAAGTTAAGCTCCACGAAGAAATTGAAAAGATGGAATATGAACCGTTGGATCCCGTTGAACTCAAGCTCGTACACTGGAGCTGGGGCCTCGGCGTGGTCCTGCTGGTGGTGCTCTTTGTCATCAGCAAGTTTGTCATGACCACGCACTAG
- a CDS encoding DUF523 domain-containing protein, whose product MAARYIVSACLAGEHCRYDGGDNTCARVTRLVEEGRAIPACPEQLGGLDTPRSPCERVGDRVMNRDGHDVTLAFEQGAARAVELARQGGCTAAILKSRSPSCGFDRIYDGTFSHALCAGDGVWAAMLRAEGFVLYSEEQLPPEA is encoded by the coding sequence ATGGCCGCGCGCTACATTGTCAGTGCGTGCCTTGCAGGCGAGCACTGCCGTTACGACGGCGGCGACAATACCTGTGCGCGTGTGACGCGGCTTGTGGAGGAGGGCAGAGCCATCCCTGCCTGTCCTGAACAGCTGGGCGGCCTTGATACGCCCCGCAGCCCCTGCGAGCGTGTGGGCGATCGCGTCATGAACCGTGACGGGCACGACGTTACCCTTGCCTTTGAACAGGGCGCAGCCCGCGCCGTGGAGCTGGCCCGCCAAGGTGGCTGCACGGCGGCCATCCTGAAAAGCCGGTCGCCCTCCTGCGGCTTTGACCGCATCTATGACGGTACTTTCAGCCACGCGCTTTGCGCTGGCGACGGAGTGTGGGCAGCCATGTTGCGGGCAGAGGGGTTTGTTCTTTATAGTGAGGAGCAATTGCCCCCCGAGGCCTGA